A single genomic interval of Arctopsyche grandis isolate Sample6627 chromosome 8, ASM5162203v2, whole genome shotgun sequence harbors:
- the LOC143915585 gene encoding uncharacterized protein LOC143915585 isoform X2, which yields MALRPPTVDETLNQNERENIFAKYILELERRNLLNNLDLATNGVKDISDEDIFKILILSLQIDSFENEKGKNTKGNDFLKQSKSYLTWVSIVEEFAKIKCLVSANELAKRWLEIIFTFKKKIDSFKRSKQSNDSELSNLDLQIIYNFPSLLNISTQENEKKPQRNNEFDQKNQIIDLTDVNGETNQIENTSQDNDEASITLESNKIIEDPNPAPKYSGNKETIHSVLQEKRLNFENTHEIQNINKNQTNDCNIPEIDIILSSSDDEYMPIDKLSTIKTFRSKNKYQPFHKLSTHNLPRNHWSNWWKGRNDRSDH from the exons ATGGCTTTACGACCTCCTACCGTAGATGAAACTCTAAATCAAAATGAGAGAGAAAATATTTTCGCCAAATATATATTGGAACTCGAAAGAAGAAACCTACTAAACAATCTAGATTTAGCTACAAATGGTG TAAAAGATATCAGCGatgaagatatttttaaaattctaatTCTCTCCTTACAAATTGACTCGTTCGAAAACGAAAAGGGTAAAAATACGAAAGGCAACGATTTCCTAAAACAATCCAAGTCGTATCTTACTTGGGTCTCAATTGTAGAAGAATTCGCCAAAATCAAATGTTTGGTAAGTGCGAATGAACTTGCTAAAAGATGGCtggaaattatatttacatttaaaaagaaaattgattCATTCAAAAG GTCCAAACAAAGTAACGACAGCGAATTGTCAAATTTagatttacaaattatttataattttccttCGTTATTAAATATCAGTACTCAAGAAAACGAAAAGAAACCCCAAAGG AACAATGAGTTCGATCAGAAAAATCAGATTATTGACTTGACCGATGTTAACGGCGAAACAAACCAAATCGAAAACACCTCTCAAGATAATGATGAAGCATCAATCACTCtagaaagtaataaaataattgaagatCCTAATCCAGCACCCAAGTACTCTGGCAACAAAGAAACTATTCATTCTGTATTACAAGAAAAACGATTAAATTTCGAAAATACACatgaaatacaaaatataaacaaaaatcaaaCTAATGATTGCAACATACCTGAAATAGACATAATTCTATCGTCGTCCGATGATGAATACATGCCTATAGACAAACTGAGTACTATTAAAA CTTTCAGATCGAAAAACAAGTATCAACCGTTTCACAAATTGTCTACGCACAACTTGCCCAGAAATCACTGGAGTAATTGGTGGAAAGGTAGAAATGACAGATCTGATCATTAA
- the LOC143915585 gene encoding uncharacterized protein LOC143915585 isoform X1, whose amino-acid sequence MALRPPTVDETLNQNERENIFAKYILELERRNLLNNLDLATNGVKDISDEDIFKILILSLQIDSFENEKGKNTKGNDFLKQSKSYLTWVSIVEEFAKIKCLVSANELAKRWLEIIFTFKKKIDSFKRSKQSNDSELSNLDLQIIYNFPSLLNISTQENEKKPQRNNEFDQKNQIIDLTDVNGETNQIENTSQDNDEASITLESNKIIEDPNPAPKYSGNKETIHSVLQEKRLNFENTHEIQNINKNQTNDCNIPEIDIILSSSDDEYMPIDKLSTIKSMNLHSDNNADNIQHVDTCNKNKNNEGKIINDYKAFRSKNKYQPFHKLSTHNLPRNHWSNWWKGRNDRSDH is encoded by the exons ATGGCTTTACGACCTCCTACCGTAGATGAAACTCTAAATCAAAATGAGAGAGAAAATATTTTCGCCAAATATATATTGGAACTCGAAAGAAGAAACCTACTAAACAATCTAGATTTAGCTACAAATGGTG TAAAAGATATCAGCGatgaagatatttttaaaattctaatTCTCTCCTTACAAATTGACTCGTTCGAAAACGAAAAGGGTAAAAATACGAAAGGCAACGATTTCCTAAAACAATCCAAGTCGTATCTTACTTGGGTCTCAATTGTAGAAGAATTCGCCAAAATCAAATGTTTGGTAAGTGCGAATGAACTTGCTAAAAGATGGCtggaaattatatttacatttaaaaagaaaattgattCATTCAAAAG GTCCAAACAAAGTAACGACAGCGAATTGTCAAATTTagatttacaaattatttataattttccttCGTTATTAAATATCAGTACTCAAGAAAACGAAAAGAAACCCCAAAGG AACAATGAGTTCGATCAGAAAAATCAGATTATTGACTTGACCGATGTTAACGGCGAAACAAACCAAATCGAAAACACCTCTCAAGATAATGATGAAGCATCAATCACTCtagaaagtaataaaataattgaagatCCTAATCCAGCACCCAAGTACTCTGGCAACAAAGAAACTATTCATTCTGTATTACAAGAAAAACGATTAAATTTCGAAAATACACatgaaatacaaaatataaacaaaaatcaaaCTAATGATTGCAACATACCTGAAATAGACATAATTCTATCGTCGTCCGATGATGAATACATGCCTATAGACAAACTGAGTACTATTAAAAGTATGAATTTACATTCAGATAATAATGCAGACAACATACAGCATGTTGATAcgtgtaataaaaacaaaaataatgaagGCAAGATAATAAATGATTACAAAGCTTTCAGATCGAAAAACAAGTATCAACCGTTTCACAAATTGTCTACGCACAACTTGCCCAGAAATCACTGGAGTAATTGGTGGAAAGGTAGAAATGACAGATCTGATCATTAA